One genomic segment of Bombina bombina isolate aBomBom1 chromosome 4, aBomBom1.pri, whole genome shotgun sequence includes these proteins:
- the ING5 gene encoding inhibitor of growth protein 5: protein MATAMYLEHYLDSIENLPCELQRNFQLMSDLDQRTEDKKKEIDTLAAEYIATVRDLSTEQRVQHLQRIQSAYSKCKEYSDDKVQLAMQTYEMVDKHIRRLDADLARFEADLKDKLEGTEFDSPTGRGLKKNRGQKEKRGSRGRRVSEEDTVKKKKLKGGPVFSEAVLSVHPSDVLDMPVDPNEPTYCLCHQVSYGEMIGCDNPDCPIEWFHFACVDLTTKPKGKWFCPRCTQERKK, encoded by the exons GTATAGAAAATCTGCCCTGTGAGCTTCAAAGGAACTTTCAGCTTATGAGTGATCTTGATCAAAGAACGGAAG ATAAAAAAAAGGAGATCGATACATTAGCTGCTGAGTACATTGCCACAGTACGGGACCTCTCAACTGAACAGAGGGTACAGCACCTTCAGCGCATACAATCTGCCTACAGCAAATGCAAAGAATACAGCGATGACAAAGTGCAGCTGGCCATGCAGACATATGAGATG GTCGATAAACACATACGACGGTTGGATGCAGATCTGGCTCGTTTTGAAGCAGATCTGAAGGATAAGTTAGAAGGTACAGAGTTCGACAGTCCAACGGGACGTGGACTAAAAA AGAATCGAggtcaaaaagaaaaaagaggatcCCGGGGTCGGAGGGTATCTGAGGAGGACACTGTgaagaaaaagaaattaaaaggAGG ACCAGTGTTTTCAGAAGCTGTGCTTTCTGTCCATCCCTCGGATGTACTGGATATGCCAGTGGACCCTAATGAACCTACGTATTGCCTGTGTCACCAGGTTTCCTATGGAGAAATGATTGGCTGTGACAATCCAGAT TGCCCTATTGAATGGTTTCATTTTGCCTGTGTGGACCTTACCACAAAACCTAAAGGGAAATG gttttGTCCCCGCTGTACCCAGGAGCGAAAGAAATGA